A genomic stretch from Vibrio algarum includes:
- a CDS encoding ABC transporter permease subunit, giving the protein MFDYFLRRMMLVIPTFIGITILIFAITRLVPGGPVERILSSIQFNSSETAVSNDVGASSALSEDQIAQLNAFYGLDKPVVEAYWEWLTKIMSLDFGESTRYYEPVTDMIAERLPVSLFYGGMTFFIAYFISIPLGYFKALKHGSVFDSLSSIAIFIGYALPGYVVGVLLITWFAYHLEWFPMGGFVGDDFDDYETFYEQARDVLWHAVLPLICYLIGDFATLTMTMKNNLMENLSADYIRTAIAKGLPFRQAVRKHALRNSLIPIASHFGNSLLFFMTGSFLIEVIFDINGIGLLGYESIVERDYPVVMGIVAINATMLLVGNILSDMCVALVDPRVKFGQ; this is encoded by the coding sequence GTGTTCGATTATTTTTTACGTAGGATGATGTTGGTTATTCCGACCTTTATAGGAATTACTATCCTCATATTTGCTATTACTCGCTTAGTTCCTGGTGGGCCAGTTGAGCGAATTCTTTCTAGTATCCAATTCAATAGTAGTGAAACTGCAGTCAGTAATGACGTAGGCGCTAGCTCGGCACTTTCTGAAGATCAGATCGCACAACTCAACGCTTTTTATGGACTAGATAAACCAGTTGTAGAAGCGTATTGGGAATGGCTCACTAAGATAATGTCTCTCGACTTTGGTGAGTCAACGCGCTATTACGAGCCAGTAACAGACATGATTGCTGAACGATTACCCGTCTCGTTGTTTTATGGTGGAATGACATTTTTTATCGCTTATTTCATATCTATTCCATTGGGGTATTTTAAAGCCCTTAAGCACGGTTCCGTGTTCGACTCTCTCTCTTCGATTGCAATTTTTATCGGTTACGCCTTACCTGGTTATGTCGTCGGTGTGCTTTTGATTACCTGGTTTGCCTACCATTTGGAATGGTTTCCAATGGGTGGGTTTGTTGGTGACGATTTTGATGATTATGAGACGTTTTATGAACAAGCACGAGATGTTTTATGGCATGCAGTTTTACCACTCATCTGTTATCTGATTGGCGATTTCGCAACGCTGACGATGACAATGAAAAATAACCTGATGGAAAATTTGTCAGCGGATTATATTCGAACAGCGATAGCGAAGGGTTTGCCATTTAGGCAAGCCGTTCGTAAACACGCATTGAGAAATAGCCTAATACCAATAGCAAGTCACTTTGGAAATTCGTTGCTATTTTTCATGACAGGGTCTTTCTTGATTGAGGTTATTTTTGATATTAACGGAATAGGACTTCTTGGTTATGAATCTATTGTAGAGAGAGACTATCCCGTCGTTATGGGTATTGTAGCCATAAATGCGACGATGCTTTTGGTCGGTAATATTCTTTCAGATATGTGCGTCGCCCTTGTCGACCCACGAGTGAAGTTTGGGCAATGA
- the panP gene encoding pyridoxal-dependent aspartate 1-decarboxylase PanP — MVTENKTADVSFESLLRIFTIPEAPGSALSRIEAKLSQNLNEFLREHIVAEEKPLREIEKDFSEAAIPESPVFVSDHTQHLLDTLVSHSVHTSAPSFIGHMTSALPYFLMPLSKIMIALNQNLVKIETSKAFTPLERQVLGMLHRLIYQQDEAFYSKWMHSAKHSLGAFCSGGTIANITALWVARNNALKATDSFNGVENEGLYSAMKHYGYEGLAILVSDRGHYSLKKTANILGIGQDSLISVKTDKNSRLCIHDLEEKISQLKHKNIKPFAIIGVAGTTETGNIDPIRKIAEISQREGCHFHVDAAWGGATLMSNNHRGLLDGIELADSVTIDAHKQLYIPMGAGMVLFKNPNDMAAIEHHAEYILRKGSKDLGSHTLEGSRSGMAMLVYSSMHIISRPGYELLIDQSIDKAKYFAELINEQTDFELISEPELCLLTYRYVPALTAKALQVADNDQKKKLHRLLNGLTKYVQKRQREEGKSFVSRTQLNPHKWDKMNTIVFRVVLANPLTTKEILQSVLDEQREISNNSGSLMKEITKLTHLILK; from the coding sequence ATGGTAACGGAAAACAAAACAGCAGATGTAAGTTTTGAAAGCTTGCTTCGAATCTTCACAATCCCAGAAGCCCCTGGCTCTGCACTCTCCAGAATAGAAGCAAAACTCTCGCAAAATTTGAATGAATTTTTGCGCGAGCATATTGTAGCTGAAGAAAAACCATTACGAGAAATTGAAAAAGATTTCTCTGAAGCCGCGATTCCTGAATCACCCGTATTTGTGTCTGATCATACTCAGCATTTACTGGATACACTTGTCTCACATTCAGTACACACATCTGCACCAAGTTTTATCGGTCATATGACCTCGGCATTACCATACTTTTTAATGCCGCTATCAAAAATCATGATCGCTCTAAACCAAAACTTGGTGAAGATAGAAACATCGAAAGCTTTCACTCCACTTGAAAGACAAGTTTTAGGCATGTTACATCGACTGATATACCAACAAGACGAAGCTTTCTATAGCAAATGGATGCATAGTGCTAAGCACTCGCTAGGTGCTTTTTGTTCTGGTGGGACTATCGCCAATATCACTGCACTTTGGGTTGCTCGTAATAATGCCCTCAAAGCTACTGACTCTTTTAACGGTGTTGAAAATGAAGGGCTTTATAGTGCAATGAAACATTATGGCTATGAAGGCTTGGCTATTTTGGTTTCAGATAGAGGCCACTACTCTCTCAAGAAAACAGCAAACATCTTAGGAATAGGCCAAGATTCGCTTATTTCGGTAAAAACCGATAAGAACAGTCGGCTTTGTATCCATGATCTCGAAGAAAAGATATCTCAATTAAAACACAAGAACATTAAGCCATTTGCAATAATTGGCGTTGCTGGCACAACCGAAACGGGCAATATCGATCCTATTCGTAAAATAGCCGAAATTAGCCAACGAGAAGGATGTCACTTCCACGTTGATGCTGCTTGGGGTGGTGCAACACTAATGTCAAATAATCACCGAGGCCTTCTCGATGGTATTGAACTCGCTGACTCAGTAACTATAGATGCACATAAACAACTCTATATCCCAATGGGTGCAGGGATGGTTTTATTCAAAAATCCTAATGATATGGCTGCAATTGAACATCACGCAGAATATATACTGAGAAAAGGTTCTAAAGACTTAGGTAGCCACACATTAGAAGGTTCTCGTTCTGGGATGGCTATGCTTGTCTATTCTAGTATGCATATTATAAGCCGCCCAGGGTATGAACTTCTCATCGATCAAAGTATAGATAAAGCAAAGTACTTTGCTGAACTGATAAATGAGCAAACTGACTTCGAACTAATTTCAGAACCGGAACTTTGCCTGCTGACCTATCGATATGTCCCAGCTCTAACGGCTAAAGCGCTTCAGGTTGCCGACAATGATCAGAAGAAAAAACTGCATCGTCTATTAAATGGCTTAACAAAATATGTGCAAAAACGACAGCGAGAAGAAGGTAAATCATTTGTATCGCGGACCCAACTTAACCCGCACAAATGGGATAAAATGAATACCATTGTATTTCGAGTCGTGTTAGCTAATCCGCTTACCACAAAAGAGATTCTCCAGTCCGTTTTAGACGAACAAAGAGAAATTTCTAATAACAGTGGCTCCTTGATGAAAGAAATTACTAAATTGACGCATTTAATTCTTAAATAG
- a CDS encoding MurR/RpiR family transcriptional regulator, with protein sequence MNTLEKIQKSLENFSKSERKVAEVIMASPQTAIHSSIATLAKMADVSEPTVNRFCRRLDTKGFPDFKLHLAQSLANGTPYVNRNVEEDDGPDAYTHKIFESTMACLDVAKNSLDATQINRAVDLLTQAKRISFFGLGASSAVAKDAQNKFIRFNIPIASFEDIVMQRMSCINCTDNDVIVLISHTGRTKSMVEVAKLGRENGATVIAITSKDSPLDKAASLSITLDVPEDTDVYMPMASRVVQMTVIDVLATGFTLRRGSGFRDNLRRVKDALKDSRYDKITQF encoded by the coding sequence ATGAATACACTGGAAAAAATTCAAAAAAGCCTAGAAAACTTTAGCAAGTCGGAACGTAAAGTTGCTGAGGTTATTATGGCGTCACCACAAACAGCAATTCATTCTAGCATTGCAACGCTCGCTAAGATGGCCGATGTAAGTGAGCCTACAGTCAATCGTTTTTGTCGCAGATTAGATACTAAAGGTTTCCCAGACTTTAAACTTCATCTTGCTCAAAGCCTCGCAAATGGCACACCTTACGTTAACAGAAACGTAGAAGAAGATGACGGCCCAGATGCCTATACTCACAAGATATTTGAGTCCACAATGGCATGTTTAGATGTGGCTAAAAATAGCTTAGACGCAACTCAAATTAACAGAGCTGTTGATCTTCTGACTCAAGCCAAACGAATCTCATTCTTTGGTCTTGGGGCCTCTTCAGCCGTAGCTAAAGACGCTCAAAACAAATTTATTCGTTTCAATATCCCTATTGCCTCTTTTGAAGATATTGTTATGCAACGCATGAGTTGTATCAACTGCACCGACAACGACGTTATCGTGCTTATCTCTCACACTGGACGAACTAAAAGCATGGTAGAAGTAGCAAAGCTAGGCCGAGAAAATGGTGCTACTGTCATAGCGATAACATCGAAAGATTCACCACTTGATAAAGCAGCATCACTATCTATTACATTAGATGTGCCTGAAGATACAGATGTCTATATGCCAATGGCAAGTCGAGTTGTACAGATGACAGTTATCGACGTGTTAGCAACCGGTTTTACACTCCGACGCGGTTCTGGCTTCAGAGATAACCTACGCAGAGTAAAAGATGCGTTGAAAGACTCTCGTTACGATAAGATAACGCAGTTTTAG
- a CDS encoding iron-containing alcohol dehydrogenase → MFQFMTSAKVVFGEGALNSSLSIFNQYGYSVLLVTGKSMVRAAPIVGYLKNQNMRYQHVSIIGEPNITMVEETAAVGRRFKPDMVVAIGGGSVIDMGKALSAIIPNQGDVYDYVEVVGRSVPLKSKPIPFIAIPTTASTGSEVTNKAVLRSGQDKVKVSLRSSDILPDVAIVDPTLTYDTNLAISSRGALETFTHLMESYVCGEPNPLTDTICEEGLRRLTKAIIPGCKSNDYKARSDLSFAAMLGGMAISNSNLGAAHGLASSLGGKIEAPHSIITARLAPFVMDENIKLAVETGRSDILNRYREIAKIVTQNTNADYPDSIAWIQMMLERLELPNLSEFGICKTSFSKVAKDAMQSSSIKGNPLPLNEERLIFILQQVCSCEDFGNVNNDVVVSSSVEIEEVDFQSREEV, encoded by the coding sequence ATGTTTCAGTTTATGACATCGGCTAAGGTTGTTTTTGGCGAGGGGGCACTTAATTCTTCGCTATCAATTTTCAATCAGTATGGATATAGCGTTCTTCTTGTTACGGGAAAAAGCATGGTTCGCGCAGCACCTATTGTCGGTTACCTGAAAAACCAAAATATGCGTTACCAACATGTATCGATAATTGGTGAACCCAATATAACGATGGTTGAAGAAACGGCGGCGGTAGGCCGGCGCTTTAAACCTGATATGGTTGTGGCTATAGGTGGCGGCAGTGTTATCGATATGGGAAAAGCGCTTTCTGCGATTATTCCAAATCAGGGCGATGTTTACGATTACGTTGAAGTGGTCGGGCGAAGTGTCCCTCTAAAAAGCAAACCAATTCCATTTATTGCCATTCCAACAACAGCGAGCACGGGATCAGAAGTAACGAATAAAGCAGTTTTGAGATCGGGTCAAGATAAGGTAAAAGTAAGCCTTCGTTCATCTGATATTTTACCTGATGTAGCGATCGTTGACCCAACGTTAACCTATGATACCAATCTTGCTATATCTAGCAGAGGTGCTTTAGAAACATTTACTCACCTAATGGAATCCTATGTATGCGGAGAGCCAAATCCATTAACCGATACTATTTGTGAGGAAGGGCTAAGGCGGCTGACAAAAGCGATTATCCCAGGCTGCAAAAGTAACGATTACAAAGCTCGCTCAGATCTCTCATTTGCAGCTATGTTAGGTGGGATGGCAATAAGTAATTCTAACTTGGGCGCCGCTCATGGTTTAGCTTCGTCTCTAGGCGGAAAGATTGAAGCGCCTCATAGTATCATCACCGCAAGACTGGCTCCTTTTGTCATGGATGAAAATATCAAATTGGCTGTTGAGACTGGACGTAGCGATATCCTTAATCGTTACCGAGAAATAGCAAAAATAGTCACTCAAAACACGAATGCCGATTACCCTGACAGCATTGCTTGGATTCAAATGATGTTGGAAAGACTTGAGTTGCCGAATTTAAGTGAATTTGGAATCTGTAAAACGTCGTTTAGTAAAGTGGCTAAAGACGCAATGCAGTCCTCTTCTATTAAAGGTAACCCTTTACCATTAAATGAAGAGCGATTGATTTTTATTCTGCAACAAGTATGTTCATGCGAAGACTTCGGTAATGTAAATAATGATGTTGTGGTAAGCAGTAGTGTAGAGATTGAAGAGGTTGATTTTCAGTCGAGAGAAGAAGTGTGA
- a CDS encoding GrxA family glutaredoxin: MFVVIFGRPACPFCVRAKDLAESLKESRDDFNYRYVDIHAEGISKADLEKTVGKPVETVPQIFVDQDHIGGCTEFEAYARTNLGL; the protein is encoded by the coding sequence ATGTTTGTTGTTATTTTTGGTCGACCTGCTTGCCCATTTTGTGTTCGTGCAAAAGATCTTGCTGAATCATTGAAAGAAAGTCGTGATGACTTTAATTATCGCTATGTAGATATCCACGCAGAAGGTATTAGTAAAGCAGATTTAGAAAAAACCGTGGGTAAGCCAGTAGAGACTGTCCCTCAAATTTTCGTTGATCAAGACCATATTGGTGGTTGTACTGAATTTGAAGCGTATGCAAGAACTAACCTAGGATTGTAA
- a CDS encoding aspartate:alanine antiporter, producing the protein MNIDVALILSQNQILLVFLVLAIGLAIGKIRFGSFQLGNSIGVLMTALVMGSLGFSIGNEALTIGFMLFIYCVGIEAGPNFFGIFFRDGKHYLLLSLIVLISAISLTYFMSRFIGLDYGLSAGLMAGALTATPVLVGAQDALNSGLATLPRNMDMGLVLQNLSVGYALAYLVGLISMILFAKLLPKLQKQDLHDSAEQIAQERGIGNAAHRKVYLPIIRAYRVGQELINWIDGKNLRELGIYRQTGCYIERIRRNGILAHPDGDAILQEGDEIALVGYPDSHARLDPSFRNGKEVFDRNLLDLRIVEEEIVVKSDSISGKKLSELNLSEYGCFLNRVIRAQIEMPMDLTIVLAKGDILQVSGEKSRVLGLAERIGFISIHSQMADLLAFCSFFILGILFGLVTMTFGQVTFGLGNAVGLLLAGITLGFLRANHPTFGYVPQGALNMVKDLGLMFFMAGIGLSAGGNLLTFMNQTGLQIILISLIVSVVPVVLAYLVGAYIFKMNRALLFGAIIGARTCAPAMDIVNEYARSTIPALGYAGTYAIANILMTLAGTLLIILS; encoded by the coding sequence GTGAATATTGATGTTGCTCTAATCCTCAGCCAAAACCAAATATTACTTGTATTCCTCGTTCTTGCTATCGGCTTAGCTATAGGAAAAATACGGTTTGGTAGTTTTCAGTTAGGGAACTCTATTGGCGTATTGATGACGGCGCTAGTCATGGGTAGCCTCGGATTTTCAATTGGAAACGAAGCATTAACCATTGGTTTCATGCTATTTATCTATTGCGTAGGTATTGAAGCTGGACCTAACTTTTTTGGCATCTTTTTTAGAGATGGTAAGCACTATCTCCTTCTCAGTTTAATTGTGCTCATTTCTGCTATATCTCTTACCTATTTTATGAGCCGTTTTATCGGATTAGATTACGGTCTCTCAGCCGGTTTAATGGCAGGAGCATTGACGGCAACGCCTGTCTTAGTTGGCGCTCAAGATGCTCTGAATTCTGGCTTAGCAACGTTACCTCGCAATATGGATATGGGCTTAGTGCTGCAAAATCTATCCGTAGGCTATGCACTTGCGTATCTGGTTGGTTTAATTAGCATGATACTTTTCGCCAAGTTGCTACCTAAACTTCAAAAACAAGACTTACACGACAGCGCAGAGCAGATCGCACAAGAGCGTGGTATCGGCAATGCTGCTCACAGAAAAGTCTATCTACCCATTATTAGAGCCTATCGTGTTGGGCAAGAACTCATAAACTGGATCGACGGAAAAAACCTTCGTGAGCTAGGTATATATCGCCAAACAGGTTGCTACATTGAAAGAATTAGAAGAAACGGCATACTCGCCCATCCTGATGGCGATGCTATCTTACAAGAAGGTGATGAGATTGCGCTTGTTGGCTATCCTGACAGCCACGCTCGATTAGACCCGAGTTTCAGAAACGGAAAAGAAGTATTTGACCGCAATTTATTAGATCTCCGAATCGTGGAAGAAGAGATTGTAGTTAAGAGCGACAGTATCTCTGGCAAAAAATTGTCTGAACTCAACCTTTCAGAATATGGCTGTTTTTTAAATAGAGTAATTCGGGCTCAGATAGAGATGCCGATGGATCTTACTATCGTTCTCGCTAAAGGTGACATCCTTCAAGTTAGTGGCGAAAAAAGTCGGGTCTTAGGGTTAGCAGAGCGCATTGGTTTCATTTCAATACATAGTCAAATGGCCGACTTATTAGCTTTTTGTAGCTTTTTCATTTTGGGTATCCTATTTGGTTTGGTTACCATGACATTCGGCCAAGTGACGTTTGGTTTAGGTAATGCCGTTGGACTTTTGCTCGCTGGGATCACTCTTGGGTTCTTAAGAGCTAACCACCCTACTTTCGGCTATGTTCCTCAAGGCGCGCTGAACATGGTGAAAGATTTGGGCTTGATGTTCTTTATGGCAGGAATAGGTCTCAGTGCTGGTGGTAATCTTCTTACCTTTATGAATCAGACGGGTTTACAAATTATATTGATCAGTTTAATTGTCAGTGTTGTCCCCGTTGTGCTCGCGTATCTCGTTGGTGCGTATATCTTTAAGATGAATAGAGCCTTACTATTCGGTGCTATTATCGGCGCAAGGACCTGCGCACCCGCAATGGACATTGTTAACGAATACGCCCGCTCTACCATCCCAGCTCTTGGTTATGCCGGAACCTATGCTATAGCCAATATTTTAATGACACTTGCTGGTACATTACTGATTATATTAAGCTGA
- the fabV gene encoding enoyl-ACP reductase FabV codes for MIIKPRIRGFICTTTHPVGCEANIKEQIAYTKAQGPITNAPKRVLVVGSSSGYGMSSRITAAFGGAASTIGVFFEKAGTEKKTGTAGYYNSAAFEKLAHEEGLYAKSLNGDAFSNEAKQKTIDLIKEDLGQIDMVVYSLASPVRKMPETGELIRSTLKPIGNTYSSTAVDTNKDVIIEASVEPANEQEINDTITVMGGQDWELWINALSDAGVLADGCKTVAYSYIGTELTWPIYWDGALGKAKMDLDRAAQALNEKLAKSNGSANVAVLKSVVTQASSAIPVMPLYIAMVFKKMRAEGVHEGCIEQIQRMFSQRLYKQDGTAPQVDESNRLRLDDWELRDDIQTYCSELWPQITTDNLKELTDYVEYKEEFLKLFGFGVDGVDYEADVNPAVEFDVIDI; via the coding sequence ATGATCATCAAACCTAGAATTCGTGGTTTTATTTGTACTACTACACACCCTGTAGGTTGTGAAGCAAACATTAAAGAACAGATTGCTTACACTAAAGCTCAAGGCCCCATTACCAATGCGCCAAAACGTGTATTGGTAGTTGGCTCTTCTAGTGGCTACGGCATGTCTTCTCGAATTACCGCTGCATTTGGTGGCGCAGCTTCAACGATTGGTGTTTTCTTTGAAAAAGCAGGAACTGAAAAGAAAACGGGTACAGCCGGTTATTATAATTCTGCGGCTTTTGAAAAACTTGCCCATGAAGAAGGGTTGTACGCAAAAAGTTTAAATGGTGATGCGTTTTCTAATGAAGCAAAACAAAAAACCATCGATCTTATTAAAGAAGATCTCGGCCAAATTGATATGGTGGTGTATTCACTTGCTTCACCTGTGCGCAAAATGCCAGAAACAGGCGAACTTATCCGTTCGACCCTTAAACCTATTGGCAATACCTACAGTTCCACAGCTGTTGATACCAATAAAGATGTCATTATTGAAGCGAGTGTTGAGCCTGCTAACGAACAAGAAATTAACGACACCATTACCGTAATGGGTGGGCAAGATTGGGAACTTTGGATTAATGCCTTGTCTGATGCTGGTGTATTGGCCGACGGTTGTAAGACTGTTGCATATAGTTATATTGGGACAGAGCTAACCTGGCCTATCTATTGGGATGGTGCGCTTGGTAAAGCGAAAATGGATTTGGATAGAGCGGCTCAGGCACTCAACGAGAAACTGGCTAAGTCTAATGGTAGCGCGAATGTTGCTGTTCTTAAGTCTGTTGTAACTCAAGCAAGTTCAGCTATTCCTGTTATGCCCCTTTATATTGCGATGGTGTTTAAGAAAATGCGCGCAGAAGGTGTTCATGAAGGGTGTATTGAACAGATTCAACGCATGTTTAGCCAACGCTTGTATAAACAAGATGGTACTGCACCTCAGGTTGATGAAAGTAATCGACTGCGCCTAGATGATTGGGAGCTACGTGATGACATTCAAACTTATTGTAGTGAGCTTTGGCCTCAAATCACCACAGATAACCTGAAAGAACTGACAGATTACGTTGAATATAAAGAAGAGTTCTTGAAACTATTTGGTTTCGGTGTTGATGGCGTGGATTATGAAGCGGATGTTAACCCTGCTGTAGAGTTTGATGTCATCGATATCTGA
- a CDS encoding acyl-CoA dehydrogenase, translated as MCSLRRKWVSDPAFKMFKKVLPPLSDTEKEAMEAGSVWWDGDLFSGSPDWQKLHHYPKPSLTKEEQSFIDNEVETLLEMLDDHQIVKIDRDLPKEVWDYILKERFFSLIISKEYGGREFSSYANSTIVTKIATRNNSAGVTVMVPNSLGPGELLSHYGTQEQKDYWLPRLADGREIPCFALTGPEAGSDAGSIPDMGTVCMGMHEGKEVLGMRISWNKRYITLAPVATVLGLAYKLQDPEGLLGGEVDLGITCALIPADHPGVEIGERHDPLGLAFMNGPTRGEDVFIPMDWVIGGQEYVGKGWRMLVECLSAGRGISLPAMGTATGHLTSRTTGAYAYVRKQFGLSIGKFEGVAEAMGRIGGLTYMLEATRTLTTTSLDLKEKPGIVTAIAKYHMTELARKLLDDSMDIHAGRGIQQGPMNYLANQYIGAPVAITVEGANILTRNLMIFGQGATRCHPYVLKEMEAAANPDQEQGAEEFDELLFKHIGHGLKNTFGAFSAGLTGSMFIKAHMSGPTKRYYKDLTRISRALALSADVAMATLGGDLKRKEMISARLGDGLSFLYMASAVLKKYEDEGRQQSDLVYVDYSIQHCLYNASKSLQEAYTNFPNRIAGRMLSVLVFPLGNHFKKPADKLSVKIAESLMTPGAHRDRLTHLCYVGKQEDDAVGLMERAFIKMYEIRGLERKLIKGVKDGKVMRKGLLLERLQQALDTGVLTQKEVDQINDAEALRIKAVQVDHFSHDFTEVRTHKQSEPKLNSVA; from the coding sequence ATGTGCTCTCTACGTAGAAAATGGGTAAGCGACCCAGCATTTAAAATGTTTAAGAAAGTATTACCACCATTGTCGGACACTGAAAAAGAAGCGATGGAAGCCGGTAGTGTATGGTGGGATGGTGACCTATTTTCTGGCTCTCCTGATTGGCAGAAGCTTCATCATTATCCAAAGCCATCTTTAACAAAGGAAGAGCAGTCTTTTATAGACAATGAGGTTGAAACCTTGTTGGAGATGCTTGATGACCACCAGATTGTGAAGATAGATCGAGATCTTCCAAAAGAGGTCTGGGACTATATTCTTAAGGAACGTTTTTTCTCACTAATTATTTCTAAAGAGTACGGTGGTAGAGAATTTTCTTCTTATGCTAACTCGACGATAGTAACTAAGATTGCGACGCGTAATAACAGTGCTGGCGTAACTGTAATGGTTCCTAACTCTTTAGGTCCTGGTGAGTTGCTTTCTCATTATGGTACGCAAGAGCAAAAGGATTATTGGTTACCTAGGCTTGCAGATGGTCGCGAGATACCTTGTTTCGCTTTAACTGGTCCGGAAGCCGGTTCAGATGCAGGCAGTATTCCTGATATGGGTACGGTGTGTATGGGCATGCACGAAGGCAAAGAAGTGCTCGGTATGCGCATCAGTTGGAATAAACGTTATATTACTTTAGCGCCTGTAGCCACGGTATTAGGCTTAGCTTACAAACTTCAAGACCCTGAAGGGTTACTAGGCGGCGAAGTTGATTTAGGTATTACTTGTGCTCTGATTCCTGCGGATCACCCAGGCGTTGAAATTGGAGAGCGTCACGATCCACTTGGTCTTGCATTCATGAATGGGCCGACTCGTGGGGAAGATGTATTTATACCTATGGACTGGGTTATTGGTGGGCAGGAATACGTTGGTAAAGGTTGGCGTATGTTGGTCGAGTGTTTGTCTGCGGGCCGTGGTATTTCTTTGCCAGCAATGGGTACAGCGACTGGACATCTGACTTCCCGTACGACAGGTGCGTATGCTTATGTACGTAAGCAGTTTGGCTTATCTATCGGTAAGTTTGAAGGTGTAGCGGAAGCAATGGGGCGTATTGGCGGACTAACATATATGTTGGAAGCGACACGTACATTGACGACTACTTCTCTTGATCTTAAAGAAAAGCCAGGCATCGTTACTGCTATCGCTAAGTATCATATGACCGAGTTGGCTCGTAAGTTACTTGATGACTCGATGGATATTCACGCGGGACGCGGTATCCAACAGGGCCCTATGAACTATCTTGCTAATCAGTATATTGGTGCACCTGTTGCTATTACGGTTGAAGGGGCAAATATACTTACGCGTAATCTTATGATCTTTGGTCAAGGGGCAACACGTTGTCACCCATATGTACTAAAAGAGATGGAGGCGGCAGCAAACCCAGATCAAGAGCAAGGTGCAGAAGAGTTTGATGAGTTGTTATTTAAGCATATCGGACATGGTCTAAAAAATACCTTTGGTGCTTTTTCAGCAGGGCTCACTGGGTCTATGTTTATTAAAGCGCATATGAGTGGCCCTACAAAACGTTACTATAAAGATTTGACACGTATTAGCCGTGCATTAGCTCTAAGTGCGGATGTTGCGATGGCAACTCTGGGTGGTGACCTGAAGCGTAAAGAGATGATCTCAGCAAGATTAGGTGATGGTCTCAGTTTCCTTTATATGGCTTCAGCTGTACTGAAAAAGTACGAAGATGAAGGTCGACAACAAAGTGACTTGGTATACGTCGACTATTCTATTCAGCACTGTCTATATAATGCATCTAAGTCCTTACAAGAGGCGTATACAAACTTTCCTAATCGTATTGCGGGCCGTATGTTAAGTGTCCTAGTTTTCCCACTAGGTAATCACTTTAAAAAACCTGCAGATAAATTGTCGGTTAAGATTGCAGAGTCTCTGATGACTCCTGGTGCGCACCGCGACCGTCTAACTCACTTGTGTTATGTAGGTAAGCAAGAAGACGACGCAGTAGGTCTAATGGAGCGTGCATTTATCAAAATGTACGAGATTCGAGGGTTGGAAAGGAAGCTAATTAAGGGTGTTAAAGATGGCAAGGTTATGAGAAAAGGCCTATTACTTGAGCGCTTACAACAAGCACTTGATACAGGTGTGCTAACTCAGAAAGAAGTGGATCAAATTAACGACGCTGAAGCGTTAAGAATTAAAGCGGTTCAAGTTGACCACTTTAGCCATGACTTTACTGAAGTCAGAACTCATAAGCAGTCAGAACCTAAACTAAATAGCGTTGCTTAA
- a CDS encoding TetR/AcrR family transcriptional regulator: MIEMTQKNKTKDKILDVAESLFAEQGFNDTSLRAITSKANVNLASVNYHFGDKKTLVRAVLDRYLEAFMPSVGEELLTLSQKDNYSMEEVFSCLKKPLLQLNDLRPHGASRFMSLVGRGYTDVQGHLRWFITTRYNEVLTQFTDLIVKANPNLSAETLFWRLHFTLGTCVFTMASSQALSEIAINDYGQSVDSSVVINQLIPYLAAGVAAE, translated from the coding sequence TTGATTGAAATGACTCAGAAGAATAAAACAAAAGACAAAATATTAGACGTAGCAGAGAGTCTATTTGCAGAGCAGGGGTTTAACGATACTTCGTTGCGTGCGATTACCAGTAAGGCCAATGTAAATTTGGCTTCGGTTAACTACCACTTTGGCGATAAAAAAACACTGGTGAGAGCCGTTCTAGACAGATATTTGGAAGCTTTCATGCCTTCGGTTGGCGAAGAGTTACTCACTTTGAGTCAAAAGGATAATTATTCTATGGAAGAGGTGTTTTCTTGTTTAAAGAAACCACTGTTGCAACTTAATGATTTACGGCCGCATGGTGCATCTCGTTTTATGTCTTTGGTCGGCAGAGGCTATACCGATGTACAGGGGCACCTAAGATGGTTTATCACGACACGTTATAACGAAGTGTTAACACAATTTACTGATTTGATAGTTAAAGCTAATCCTAATTTGTCAGCGGAAACTTTGTTTTGGCGATTACATTTTACCTTAGGAACTTGTGTGTTCACTATGGCCTCAAGTCAAGCGTTGAGTGAGATAGCTATCAATGATTATGGTCAATCGGTTGATTCGTCGGTAGTGATAAATCAACTAATCCCTTATTTAGCAGCAGGTGTTGCTGCTGAGTAA